Proteins from a genomic interval of Fusarium oxysporum Fo47 chromosome I, complete sequence:
- a CDS encoding SUR7/PalI family-domain-containing protein: MGVGRFFCVLLPFVLTVGSIIFLLVGALAGVADKSLYIFRIDVKNLSISPADVGNIIDNLDLKDFKLDTRDAPVIEERADKIKDNITAELLGLDKYYDINLWGFCKTDSDGKRKCEKPEFDWANKKLNTSYLIGADKNVQIELPDEIQDALKAFKTVTKWTQVVYIAAFIALAAEIILGIFSNCSRIFSCLTWIVAGIASTLVIAAVVLSGVFAGTVVGAVEGTAKFYGVKGNINGRFFACVSIAAAFAIAAGLFWMFTICCCKPESRSRDKKNRRSDGEKLLGGATNKHGSYAPLGDDHEMQTGYYNHNQSQSQYGAPRYPSGTARSDLAYEPYSHRA; the protein is encoded by the coding sequence ATGGGCGTCGGTCGATTTTTCTGCGTGTTATTGCCGTTCGTGCTCACAGTCGgctccatcatcttcctACTCGTCGGTGCTCTCGCTGGTGTCGCCGATAAATCTCTCTACATCTTCCGAATCGATGTCAAGaacctcagcatcagccCTGCCGATGTTGGCAACATTATCGATAACCTCGACCTCAAGGACTTCAAGCTGGATACCCGCGATGCGCCTGTTATTGAGGAGCGTGccgacaagatcaaggataACATTACCGCTGAGCTGCTCGGTCTCGACAAGTACTACGACATCAACCTCTGGGGTTTCTGTAAGACCGACTCAGATGGCAAGCGAAAGTGCGAGAAGCCCGAGTTTGACTGGgccaacaagaagttgaacACCTCTTATCTCATTGGTGCCGACAAGAATGTCCAGATTGAACTTCCTGATGAGATTCAGGATGCTCTCAAGGCCTTCAAGACTGTCACCAAGTGGACACAGGTCGTCTACATTGCCGCTTTCATCGCTCTCGCTGCTGAGATTATTCTCggcatcttctccaactgCTCTCgcatcttctcctgcttgACATGGATCGTCGCTGGTATTGCCTCCACTCTCGTTATCGCCGCTGTCGTACTCTCTGGTGTCTTTGCTGGTACAGTCGTTGGTGCTGTCGAGGGCACAGCCAAGTTCTACGGTGTCAAGGGTAATATCAACGGTCGATTCTTCGCCTGTGTCTCTATCGCAGCCGCCTTCGCCATCGCTGCCGGTCTCTTCTGGATGTTCACCATCTGCTGCTGCAAGCCTGAGAGCCGAAGTCGCGACAAGAAGAACCGCCGATCCGATGGCGAGAAGCTCCTCGGTGGTGCCACCAACAAGCACGGCTCTTACGCTCCTCTCGGTGATGACCACGAGATGCAGACCGGCTACTACAACCACAACCAGTCCCAGTCTCAGTATGGTGCTCCTCGCTACCCCAGCGGTACTGCCCGTTCTGACCTCGCCTACGAGCCTTACTCTCATCGCGCTTAA